GCGATCTCTGTACAAGTGGTGACTAGCTTCTTGCCATCCCAGACAGTCTTGAACTGCTCAGGAACAGGGATCTCAGTctaagagagagacaaaggagacATTTTTACTTTATCATCAACATTTCCACCTAACACACATAGACGCCCCAAATTCCCCCATAAATGTACTCACATAGTCTCCATCTTTACCAGGTACCAGCACGTTCATCTCTGAGCTCTTGGCGCTGACGATCTCACACTCCAGCGAATCTTTGCTCAGGTACACGTGGCAACCGTCAGTCTTGTTGATGGAGATGGTGGGCACCTTGCCCAAGACCTGAACACACCAGATAGGGTTAAAGCTGCAATGTCATTTTTTGGgcaacccaaccaaattcacatagataTGTAATTCTCATTGAAAGAAAGTCTAAACAGCCGTATATCTGTTCTATGTATgcaatttctatgcttcccattaagttatatttttgtttcttaTACTTTAGTTTTTGTACaccagcggtttagatggtacaatgattctttgCACTAAAGTTGCTTGTTtcgtcacaaactgaaattagaattttagcaaccaggaaatagcAGAGCGATGTCTGCATAGAGCATcttaaaaggtcaaataaaagaGTGAATCAACTATAATTAAATAATCTCTGTTGGGTAGAGTGCATAGATAAAACAGCCACAACAGTTTGGAAAAGATGCAAAGTACTCTGCAAAATGTCACGTCCACATAGTCACATTGGAGACTTTTAATATGTAAATGGTAACGAGACAAAAGCTGATATGATCTTCTGTTGTCACCGTTGTGCCAGGCCTTTTCACACAGTGTCCATTTCCACATGAATCTATTTTAAAAATACACACCTGGACCTTGACGTCCCTGCAGTTGATAACCTCGATAATGCCCACAACATCGTCAAAGACCAGGCCCAGTTTCTTACAGTTGTCTGCAAGAAAGGAATCATTAATGAATGCCCTTCGTTAGCCTTTTAATTTGTTCACGCACGGGCACAGGAACATGGGGTCCACCCTTACCTAAAGTGATGGAGTTTATCTTGCCCTTGATCTGCAGGGTGCTGTTGTTACACTTGAAGGCGTAGACCACTTGCTTGAGCTCTGTGTCGCTGATCACCAGGCCCTGGACACCCTCCTGGTTCTCCTAAAGGTCATCACACAGTAGGGAGAGCTGTTAGGAGTTGGGGAGAAAATATACTGGCTTGGGGCTGTCATGATCAGTGCTTGCTAAACCCGTGCATTCAGTTTTCAGCGGCAAAGCCCACTTATCTGAAATACGCCCATCATGAGTTCACTGTAGTGGAAACTCTCCTTATATAGTAGATATTTTTATAGTACAAATATTTATAAACCACTGGGTTTACTATGACTCATATAAAGCCTAAAATTGGGTGCACCAAGTAAACCACATGGAGTCATGCACACCACTGTTTGGAAACACTTCCATGTTGCATATGTTGGGAAACACAGCCAAGtccttaaagtaactgtccattgTTTCCAGATTTGGATGAAAAATGATCATTTATTAAAATGGGAGTCAAATAGTCTTCCAAACAATGGTAATTAAGTACGTTAGAAAGCACCTTTTGGTGTTGGAatgtgtgggcgtaccccaaaaACAGAACGGTATGGGCGTATAATGGTGATAAAAATATTAATGCGAGtcgaccgctgattggccagctcatcctcttcAGGAGGATGACATCATCCTTTATGAGGAAATAGCAAACAACATTTTTAAAGGTTTGTTTCAAATATTATTTTTTGTCCAATGTATGCTTTGGCCACAGATTCAAGTataggatgaatcaacaacattatttggataTGAATTAACAAAATaagaactttaaaaaaaaaagtgattttcaCCGACAGTTACTTTAAGGGGGCTATGGAGAGAGAACAATGCCTAGAGGAACCGTTTTCCTATAGGAGGAACTGACTGTCAGAGAAGCAGATGTGGTGCACTGATGAAACTCTCCGGGCCTGTTTGTCAGTCTATTTGTTTCTCTCTGGCTCTACCATCCATGCCCCCGCTGCTACACTCCAATCCAGCTCACCACTTTCCACTTTTTGCCGTCAAGCTCCAAAACGGGGGGCAGCTTGCGAGAGGCGGCGGCGGTGACAGCCGGCTTGGAGGTAGTGAAGGGCTTGGGCCCTGTGCGCACCGGGCCGGTCTGAGTCCTCAGGTTGGGGTTCTTGTGAGTCATCTGGTCTTTGGGCACGTGCTTCAGGCCTTGGGACATAAAGTAATAAAAAAGAGATGGGGAACACAAAtacttacattttagtcatttaccaGATGCTATTATCAGAGTAACATACAGTAAGATGGGTGAgacatttaaatatttattttacctttatgtaactagccaagtcagttaagaacaaattcttattttcaatcacggcctaggaacagtgggttaactgccttgttcaggggaagaacgacagatttttaccttgtcagctcggggattcgatcttgcaaccttccggttactagtccaatgcgctaaccactaggctaccctgcctccccacaTGGTGGTACTGTGCTGGTAGACAAGGAGAAATGCCCTCCTttagtccctgttcacccacaactgcgtggccaaacgcGACCacaccataattaagtttgctgatgaaaACAGTgggaggcctgatcaccgacaacgatgaaacagcctataggaaagtcagagacatggcagtgtggtaccaggacaacctctccctcaatgtgagctgatcgtggactacaggaaaagaagggccgaacaggcccccattaacgtcaacggggctgaagtggagcgggtcgagagtttcaagttccttggtgtccacatcaccaacaaactgtcatggtccaaacacatcaagacagttgtgcagggggcacgacaacaccttttcccccctcaggagactgaaaagatttggcatgggtccccaaatcctcaaaaagttctacagctgcaccatcgagagcatcctgaccggttgcagcaccgcctggtatggcaactgctcggcatccaaccgtaaggtgctacagagggtattgcgtacggcccagtacatcacttgtgccaagcttcctgccatcaaggacctatataataggcggtgtcagaggaaagcccataaaatggTCAGACacttcagtcacccaagtcagactgttcGCTCTGccaccacacggcaagcagtaccggaacaccaagtctaggaccaaaaggctccttaacagcttctacccccaagcaatatgaaccctgaacaattaatcaaatggccacccggactatttacattgattcCCCCTCCTTGTTTTTCACACTGCTGCTATAAGCCGTTTATTATCTAGGGATATTCACTTTATAAATTACCTCTACTAACTtgtacctccgcacattgactcggtactggtaccccctgtatatagcctcgttattgttattgagagtaggctgtcattgtaaataagaatttgttcttaactgacttgcctagttaaataaaatagtaATGTCCTTGTGTTCGTGTTTTTAtattacacctgctgtattcagctcATCAAATCTGGTTTACAAAACGGGTGGCCCTGGACAATGAATCTAAGGGCTGGGGTCAATCTGCTTCTCACATTTtctttatcctttatttaaccaagtaagtCACATTGAGATGGACATCTTTTTCAAGTGAGCCCTGTATGTTCCAAAGTTCTTCTTAATCAATTGAGCTTCTGATTCTTGAGAACTTTTGAGGATTCATTATTCGACACGTACCCTTGGTGACGTCAGCTCCCTTGTTGAGGGAAGCGAAGAGTGCGTTTCGGGTGTCTGGTCCCTGGTCTCCGCTGCCGCCAGACGACGCcatgggagggggaggaggtccGGGGGGAGGAGGACCGGCACGGGGAGGAGGAGCTGCAGAGGCCGAGGCTACTGGACCCTGGGATGGACGAAACACATGCCTAGACATGGTCATTTCCTGGTTATACACATGGTCATTTCCTGGTTATACACATGGTCATTTCCTGGTTATACACATGCCTAGACATGGTAATTTCCTGGTTATACACATGGTCATTTCCTGGTTATACACATGCCTAGACATGGTCATTTCCTGGTTATACACATGCCTAGACATGGTAATTTCCTGGTTATACACATGCCTAGACATGGTCATTTCCTGCTCTTAACAACTTGGTCTAATTCAATAAAATTGTTTGAATTGTGCAGATAGGAAAGGGCTGACGAGTAACAAACACATCGGAGGTTTTACCTTTGCCCTCTTATCGCACATAAATCCAAAGACAACACTTGATAACCGTGTGTGACGTTTAGTTCTGTGCTGATAGAAAAGTCAAACAGAGCCAAGTCTAACGATTCCATATTTCACAAGACAGATCTTCACGCATGTTCGATAAACATAATTAGAACGTTTCTATTCGGAAACATTCCACTTTCCTAAATAAGCCCATGTCTTTATTTTACTCCTATGGCAACAGTTAGGATCACCCCCAGCACTACGTCTGTTGAAGCCGACAAAGTGAATCCGTCCTGTACTgacatgaggagagagacagagtaaagtGAAAGGACTTACACTCTTGCTCCAGGCCAGTCCGGTGGTGTGGTGCTGTTTGACGTAGTTCTGCAGCTCAGTCCAGATAGACAGGTAGGCCTTCACCCAGTCCACATGCTTCTGGTCCCTAAGGTGTAGGACACAAGGGAATTGAATTGAACACAACAGGAGGAAGACCAAAGGATGaagaaaatatacagtatatacgtaggggacttggggggggggggggggggggggggggtcagataaaaaaataaaacaagttaAAGGACAGACAGCAGAGTCCTTACTTCTCCTTGTAGTCCTTGAGAACCCGGTTGGTGTAGAACTGGGCAGCATCCTGCATCTCCTTCACATAGGGACCTGGCTTAGGAGCCTGGAAGAGCAAGAACGTCATAAGAACATTGCAGGAGAGTTGTTCCTCGTCAAACAGAGCTCGTGTGGACACAGCTGGTATGATGGCTTACAATGGCTTTTCAATGTTGCTTCCACTGGCATACCAAAGTCTAGGTTTACAATGCAGAAGGTCTCA
This genomic window from Oncorhynchus clarkii lewisi isolate Uvic-CL-2024 chromosome 32, UVic_Ocla_1.0, whole genome shotgun sequence contains:
- the LOC139391777 gene encoding adenylyl cyclase-associated protein 1-like isoform X2, which gives rise to MAELASLVQRLEVAVSRLEAVSGDGGGSAGGSGVVAAYVEAYDAIITGSVGQYMTLSQQIGGDVQKHADMMKQAFSCQRQLLVTSSCSQKPSDASLTALLAPVSKVIQQVQTFREQNRSSPLFNHLSAVSESVPALGWVAMAPKPGPYVKEMQDAAQFYTNRVLKDYKEKDQKHVDWVKAYLSIWTELQNYVKQHHTTGLAWSKSGPVASASAAPPPRAGPPPPGPPPPPMASSGGSGDQGPDTRNALFASLNKGADVTKGLKHVPKDQMTHKNPNLRTQTGPVRTGPKPFTTSKPAVTAAASRKLPPVLELDGKKWKVENQEGVQGLVISDTELKQVVYAFKCNNSTLQIKGKINSITLDNCKKLGLVFDDVVGIIEVINCRDVKVQVLGKVPTISINKTDGCHVYLSKDSLECEIVSAKSSEMNVLVPGKDGDYTEIPVPEQFKTVWDGKKLVTTCTEIAG
- the LOC139391777 gene encoding adenylyl cyclase-associated protein 1-like isoform X1 produces the protein MCRLSPGMAELASLVQRLEVAVSRLEAVSGDGGGSAGGSGVVAAYVEAYDAIITGSVGQYMTLSQQIGGDVQKHADMMKQAFSCQRQLLVTSSCSQKPSDASLTALLAPVSKVIQQVQTFREQNRSSPLFNHLSAVSESVPALGWVAMAPKPGPYVKEMQDAAQFYTNRVLKDYKEKDQKHVDWVKAYLSIWTELQNYVKQHHTTGLAWSKSGPVASASAAPPPRAGPPPPGPPPPPMASSGGSGDQGPDTRNALFASLNKGADVTKGLKHVPKDQMTHKNPNLRTQTGPVRTGPKPFTTSKPAVTAAASRKLPPVLELDGKKWKVENQEGVQGLVISDTELKQVVYAFKCNNSTLQIKGKINSITLDNCKKLGLVFDDVVGIIEVINCRDVKVQVLGKVPTISINKTDGCHVYLSKDSLECEIVSAKSSEMNVLVPGKDGDYTEIPVPEQFKTVWDGKKLVTTCTEIAG